In the genome of Arthrobacter alpinus, the window TGGGTACCGGCGTTTTGCTGACGGTGCGTTTGTTTGCCACGCGCCAGCTGCTTGCGTGCAGTTGAGCAGTGATTACCAGATCCAGGACCGGGCAAAGTGGTGCGTCTAAAATCTTAGCTGACAATAGACGCCAAGAAGGGGCAACCGCAGTTTGCGATTGCCCCTTCTTCGTCACATCTTTTAGAGCATTTTGCGTTAGTTATGCGCCAACGCGGAAACGTGCAAAGCCAACAGGCTTGACGCTTGCTTCTGCCAGAACAGCGGCAACGCTTTTCTTGGAGTCCTTCGCGAAGGGCTGGTCAACCAAGACGATCTCCTTGAAGAAGCCGGTGAGGCGTCCTTCAACGATCTTCGTCATGGCAGCTTCGGGCTTGCCCTCGGCCTGTGCGGTTTCGCTTGCAATGCGGCGTTCGCTTTCAACGACCTCAGGAGCAACTTCGTCACGGGTCAGGAACGTCGGGGACATGGCAGCAATGTGCACGGCTACGTCGTGGGCAACTTCCTGGTTGTCGCCGTCAATAGCGAACAGCACGCCAACCTGGGCCGGAAGGTCCTTAGAGGTCTTGTGCAGGTAAGCGTCAACAGTTGCACCTTCAACGCGGGCAAGGCGGCGGATGGCAACCTTTTCACCCAAGAGTGCGCCGGCTGCAATGACAGCCTCGGACATGGGCTTGCCGTCTACGTCAACGGCCAGCAGTGCCTCAACATCGGCCGCGCCGGAGGAGACGGCCGTGGCCAGAACCTTGTTGGCGAATTCGATGAAGGGAGCAGCCTTGGCTACGAAGTCAGTTTCGCAGGCGACCTCAACCATGACGCCAACGCCACCGTCAACAGCTGCGGCAACGAGGCCTTCAGCGGTTGAACGGCCTTCGCGCTTGGTGGCACCCTTGAGGCCCTTGATGCGGATGAGCTCCATGGCCTTGTCGGCGTCGCCGTTGGCCTCGTCGAGAGCCTTCTTGACGTCCATCATGCCAGCGCCCGTGCGCTCGCGCAGAGCCTTAATATCAGCGGCGGTGTAGTTCGCCATATGAACCCCTCAGTGTAGATGTTTGAGTATGTAAATCAGTTTTAGGCCAGTTCTGGCAGGACCGCTTTGCCTTGTGAGCGGTGCGATCCTGCCAGCATCTGGTTCCTTGACTTGGCTGTAACTTGCCGGGTTGACCCCGTGCACGTCACTGCCAGGAAAGGATGTTACTTCTCGGTTGCAGCTTCAGCCGGTGCTTCAACAGCAGCTTCGACGGGTGCTTCAACAACAGCCTCGGCCTCAACCGGAGCTTCAACAGCGGCTTCAGCCGGTGCTTCAACAGCCTTGTCGCCTTCGAGGAGTTCGCGCTCCCACTCAGCCAAGGGCTCAGCCGGTGCTTCTTCGTTGCCGGTTGCCTTGTTGTTGCGGGCGATCAGGCCTTCAGCAATGGCGTCAGCGATGACACGAGTCAACAGTGCAACGGAGCGGATGGCGTCGTCGTTACCCGGAATCGGGAAATCAACTTCGTCGGGGTTGCAGTTGGAGTCCAAGATGGCAACAACCGGGATGTTCAGCTTGTGAGCCTCGTCGATGGCGAGGTGTTCCTTCGGGGTGTCAACAACCCAAAGCACGGACGGTGCCTTGGTCAGGTTGCGGATACCACCGAGGTTGGTCTGCAGCTTGATGAGTTCACGCTTGAGGAGCAAGAGCTCCTTCTTGGTGTGACCGGAGGAAGCAACGTCTTCGAAATTGATCTCTTCGAGTTCCTTCATGCGGGCGATACGCTTGGAAACGGTCTGGAAGTTGGTGAGCATACCACCCAACCAGCGCTGGTTCACGTACGGCTGGCCAACACGAGTAGCCTGCTCGGCGATTGCTTCCTGAGCCTGCTTCTTGGTACCAACGAAGAGAACGGTGCCGCCGTGTGCAACGGTGGCCTTTACGAACTCGTATGCGCGGTCAATGAAAGACAGTGACTGCTGCAGGTCGATGATGTAGATGCCGTTGCGCTCCGTCAGGATGAATCGCTTCATCTTCGGGTTCCAACGACGGGTCTGGTGTCCAAAGTGGACGCCGCTGTCAAGCAGCTGGCGCATTGTTACGACGGGCATGCCGGCGCTCCTTCAATATAATTTAACGGTTATTTAGCGTGTAGAGCCGCACGGTTTCCCAAGCGGTTCGTTAGCTCCTGGCACCCATTGTGCATTCCATAAACCACCGTGAGGCGGACCGTATGGGCACAATCCATCAGCAGTGTCCAAGATAATTCTTGAGACCTCATCAGGGTGGGGTGCGCGTAGTCAGTGCACAAACAGCGCACTGCTCCCTCAATGTTACTACAAGACCTCTACAGGGGCTGACCAAAGCAAGTCCTCCACAGGAGGCGAATATTGCCTTCTTGGCCACATTTTCCCTTAGGGCGAGGCGCGGGTCGCGTTTCAGGGCGACGCTGGTCTTATGAGCACTTTGTCCGCGTTTCACACTTTTCGATACTTGGCAGCAGCCCTTCTTGCGCTGGTCACCTTGCCGGCTCCGGCAGCACTGCCGGCTTCGACCATCGCGTCCGAACTTTCCAGGGCTGCCGCTCCCCTGCCTGCGTCTTTGGCTTGGGGGTGGCCCCTGGAAGGAGTTGCTGCCGTGATTCACCCTTTTGATCCACCAGCTCAGCCATGGCTGTCTGGCCATCGCGGCGTGGACTTGGCCGCTCCACAAGGTGCAGACGTTCTTGCACCCACGGCCGGAGTGGTGACTTTCTCCGGCGTCGTGGTTAGTAGGGAGGTGTTGACCATTGCCGTGGATAACGGTCTTCGCTTGAGTTTTGAGCCTGCCATCTCACAGCTCAAGGTGGGCGACTCCGTGGTCCGCGGACAAGTTGTTGGCACGGTCTCGGGGCCCACTCATTGCGATGGAGGGGCGGCCGGTGTGGTTAGCTGCCTTCACTGGGGTGTGCGGCGAGGCGAGGAATACCTTGACCCACTGCAGTTCATCATGGACCTACGCCCCTCGGTGTTGCTGCCGTTAAACAACTGAACCTCCCACGCGGGGAGGTTCAGTCGCATACCGATCTAGACGATTGCAGAGATTCCCGTGATGGCCCGGCCGGTGACCAGGGTATTGATTTCGTAGGTGCCTTCATAGGAGTAGATAGCCTCGGCGTCTGCGAAGATCTTGGCCATTTCATAGTCGGTGACGATGCCGTTGCCGCCGAGCAGGTTGCGACCCATGGCGACGGTCTCACGCATGCGAGCCGTAGTGAAGGCCTTGGCCAGGGCCGATTGCTCGTCCTTGGCCAGACCTTGATCCTCGAGCTGGCCCAGGCGGACCATCATGCCCATGGAGCTGACGGTGTTGCCGAGCATCTGCACCAGCTGATCCTGGACCATCTGGAAGGAAGCAATGGGGCGGCCAAACTGCTGACGTTCCACGGCGTAGCGGCGGGCAACATCGAACGCCGCCAATTGCTGGCCTACCGCCTGCCATGCGACTGCAAGTCGGGTGACCTTCAGAACCTTGTTGGTATCGCGGAAGCTATTGCCGCCGGCGAGCTTGAACTCGTGCGGAACAACCACGTTATCTAGCAGAATGTCGGCGTTCTGGACGGTGCGCAGGGCGATCTTGTTTTCAATCTTCGTGGCACTGTAGCCGGGTAGCGAGGTGTCCACCATGAATGCCTTGACCTGATTGTCGGCTACATCGCGAGCGTAGATGACAACCCAGTCGGAGAATGTGGCGTTGCCGATCCAGCGCTTGGCACCGTTGAGGATCCAGTTGTCGCCGTCGCGGACGGCCGTGGTCCGGGTACCGCCAGCTACATCGGAGCCACCCAAGGGTTCGGTCAAGCCGAAGGCGCCGATCTTTTTCATGGCGTAAATATCCGGCAGCCAGGCGGCCTTTTGCTCTTCCGAGGCCAGCGCCTCAATGGAGCCGGTGAACAGACCGTCATGAACGCCCATGAAGGTGGCAATGGAAGCATCTGCGCGAGTGAATTCTGCGTGGACAATGCCGGCGAAGACATTGGAGTAGCCCTGATGGCGGACCGGGCTCATGAGGTTGGCCTCAGCCAGCTTGGGAATGAGCTCCATGGGGAATTCGCCGCGATTCCAGCAATCAACGGCAATGGGCCTGACTTCCTTGGCCAGGAAATCACGGATCTCCTGCAGACGCTCCCGCTCCTTCTCGGAGAGCAGTTGCTCGAATCCGTAGAAGTCACCATCGGCGTAGGGAAGGTTGTTTAGGTCTACAGCAGCCTTGGGCACGGGCATTCCTTTGCTTGAACTCATCATTGAACAGTCATCACTCGGCCGGCGCCGAACATGTTACTCACCAGTAACATACAGTACGGGCGTGACCTGAGCAACATTCAAACCCACACTGAGGGTGGCTGTTAACGCAAAAAATCCCCGGAATCGTTATGATTCCGGGGATTTTGTACATGTAGGGCCACTCGGACTTGAACCGAGGACCTTAGGATTATGAGTCCCGCGCTCTAACCAGCTGAGCTATGGCCCCATGCAAGAGGTTCTCCCTGCCGCCAGCATCAAAAATGCTGTGCCAAGGAAAAGCACTCCCACAATACTAATGGGTCAAGACTTAAACTGCGTGATCCTCGTAGCTTCCGCCACGATAAATGTCCTCGAAGGTGTCCAGGGTCTTTTGCAACCCGTGGCGGGAAACCTTGTTGTGACTGGCGACTCCCATAGCCGCGCGATCCTCAGGTGACAAACGCATGATCGTGGTGATCTTCTCCGCGAGATCATCCTTGTCGTTGGGCCGGAACAGATAGCCGTTGACGCCGTCTTCCACCAGGTGGGGCAACGCCATGGCGTTGGCCAAAACCACGGGTGTTGATGCACTCATGGCTTCCAGCGTCACGAGGGATTGCAGTTCGGCGGTGCCTGGCATGACGAATAGATCGGCCTTGAGGTACACCTCGCGCAGTTCTTCATCACTGATCAGACCGGTGAAATCCACGCGATCGGCCAGGCCGAGTTTCGCTGCCTGGGCCTTCAATGCTGCCTTGACTTCGCCGCCACCGACCACCACAAGGTGCAGGTTTAGGTCGGCCGGAGTCGCGGCGATGGCATCGATGAGGACGTCAATGTGCTTTTCTTCAGCCAAACGGCCCACAAAGGCGATGGTGGGATAGGGGTTGCGCGGCGGCGTTTCGCCCTCTGCCAATTCATAGTTGCCAGCTTCGATGCCGTTGGACAGCGGCAAAACTTTTCGCAGGAAGGCGTGCTCGTGCATTGCTTTTGCAGCCAGCGGAGTGGGCGTGGTGACAACATCGGCACGGCTCATGACCTTGCCCATGTCACGCCAGGAAACCCTGCCGACTATGTTCTTGAACCACTGCGGGAATGGCAGGAACGGGTTCAGGTTTTCAGGCATGAAGTGGTTTGTGGCAACAATTCGGATGCCGCGACGGGCAGCCTCATAGACTACGTGCTCGCCGATCATGTAGTGACTCTGAACGTGAACAACATCCGGCTTGATCACGTCAAACATGGTGGCGATGTCCTTCTTGATTTCCCAAGGAAGGCTGATCCGGAAGTACTCATGCGTAGGCACTGGACGTGACCGCAACCGGTGAACTGTGGCTTCGGTTCGCTGCTCGGTAAACATGGGACCGCCGTCGGGGCGGCAAGCCATAACGTGCACGTCGTGGCCGCGGGCAGTCATCCCGGTAGCGAGTCGGAAGCAAAACTGCGCCGCACCGTTGATGTGGGGTGGATAGGTGTCGGCCGCGATCAAGATTGTAAGCGGCTTTTGGGCGCTATCGCTCGGCGTGGATGTCACGTTTTGAACTCCTGATGGCTGGTTTGCCGACCAGTGGGCGGCGTTACTTACGTTGTTCCTTCTTCGCAGCTTTACGCTGCTTCACCACGTCAGGATGGTGCCTAGACAACGCGATTACCCCAACGATAGCAAGTAACGCTGCTCCAGCCATGGCAATCGCCACGACAGGCGGCACATCGTCACGAAGCTCACCCAAAATGATGATGCCAATGGCAACACCAACCATGGGATCGATCACGGTTAGCCCGGCGATCACCAAATCAGGCGGCCCACTGGCGTACGCACTTTGGACAAACCAACTGCCCAGACCACCGGCCGCAGCAATGGCAATGATCGAATACCACTGAACGTTGAGTAGAAAAAGGCCGTTCGGGTCAAAGATCTGCTTGGAGATGATGCGTGTCAGAACGGCTACAAACCCAAACAAAACACCGGAGCCAAGGATATAAAAGAACGCTTTCAGACGATGCTTGAACAAGACCAGGCACCCGCCAAAGACAATGACGACGGCGGCCAGCAACAGAACCACCGTCAGCTCCTGATCGGGATCGACGTGAGTGTTTTCACGAACAACATTGACGGCCATGAGCACAAACAAGGCGCTTCCGGCCACGCATGCAGTAATGGAAACTACCGTTGCACGGTTGAGCCGGATTCCCTGGTCCCGCGAATTAACGATGGTGGTGATAACAAGGGCGATGGCGCCGATGGGCTGAATTACCGTCAAGGTCC includes:
- the tsf gene encoding translation elongation factor Ts, whose protein sequence is MANYTAADIKALRERTGAGMMDVKKALDEANGDADKAMELIRIKGLKGATKREGRSTAEGLVAAAVDGGVGVMVEVACETDFVAKAAPFIEFANKVLATAVSSGAADVEALLAVDVDGKPMSEAVIAAGALLGEKVAIRRLARVEGATVDAYLHKTSKDLPAQVGVLFAIDGDNQEVAHDVAVHIAAMSPTFLTRDEVAPEVVESERRIASETAQAEGKPEAAMTKIVEGRLTGFFKEIVLVDQPFAKDSKKSVAAVLAEASVKPVGFARFRVGA
- the rpsB gene encoding 30S ribosomal protein S2, with amino-acid sequence MPVVTMRQLLDSGVHFGHQTRRWNPKMKRFILTERNGIYIIDLQQSLSFIDRAYEFVKATVAHGGTVLFVGTKKQAQEAIAEQATRVGQPYVNQRWLGGMLTNFQTVSKRIARMKELEEINFEDVASSGHTKKELLLLKRELIKLQTNLGGIRNLTKAPSVLWVVDTPKEHLAIDEAHKLNIPVVAILDSNCNPDEVDFPIPGNDDAIRSVALLTRVIADAIAEGLIARNNKATGNEEAPAEPLAEWERELLEGDKAVEAPAEAAVEAPVEAEAVVEAPVEAAVEAPAEAATEK
- a CDS encoding M23 family metallopeptidase, with amino-acid sequence MSTLSAFHTFRYLAAALLALVTLPAPAALPASTIASELSRAAAPLPASLAWGWPLEGVAAVIHPFDPPAQPWLSGHRGVDLAAPQGADVLAPTAGVVTFSGVVVSREVLTIAVDNGLRLSFEPAISQLKVGDSVVRGQVVGTVSGPTHCDGGAAGVVSCLHWGVRRGEEYLDPLQFIMDLRPSVLLPLNN
- a CDS encoding acyl-CoA dehydrogenase family protein translates to MPVPKAAVDLNNLPYADGDFYGFEQLLSEKERERLQEIRDFLAKEVRPIAVDCWNRGEFPMELIPKLAEANLMSPVRHQGYSNVFAGIVHAEFTRADASIATFMGVHDGLFTGSIEALASEEQKAAWLPDIYAMKKIGAFGLTEPLGGSDVAGGTRTTAVRDGDNWILNGAKRWIGNATFSDWVVIYARDVADNQVKAFMVDTSLPGYSATKIENKIALRTVQNADILLDNVVVPHEFKLAGGNSFRDTNKVLKVTRLAVAWQAVGQQLAAFDVARRYAVERQQFGRPIASFQMVQDQLVQMLGNTVSSMGMMVRLGQLEDQGLAKDEQSALAKAFTTARMRETVAMGRNLLGGNGIVTDYEMAKIFADAEAIYSYEGTYEINTLVTGRAITGISAIV
- a CDS encoding glycosyltransferase, with product MTSTPSDSAQKPLTILIAADTYPPHINGAAQFCFRLATGMTARGHDVHVMACRPDGGPMFTEQRTEATVHRLRSRPVPTHEYFRISLPWEIKKDIATMFDVIKPDVVHVQSHYMIGEHVVYEAARRGIRIVATNHFMPENLNPFLPFPQWFKNIVGRVSWRDMGKVMSRADVVTTPTPLAAKAMHEHAFLRKVLPLSNGIEAGNYELAEGETPPRNPYPTIAFVGRLAEEKHIDVLIDAIAATPADLNLHLVVVGGGEVKAALKAQAAKLGLADRVDFTGLISDEELREVYLKADLFVMPGTAELQSLVTLEAMSASTPVVLANAMALPHLVEDGVNGYLFRPNDKDDLAEKITTIMRLSPEDRAAMGVASHNKVSRHGLQKTLDTFEDIYRGGSYEDHAV
- a CDS encoding DMT family transporter — protein: MMWIAVLCAVAGAFFLAFGAQRQGSAVQNNTGGLALGGSGFLRLLRNPRWVLGLLLLGAGTVLNVVALTLGTLTVIQPIGAIALVITTIVNSRDQGIRLNRATVVSITACVAGSALFVLMAVNVVRENTHVDPDQELTVVLLLAAVVIVFGGCLVLFKHRLKAFFYILGSGVLFGFVAVLTRIISKQIFDPNGLFLLNVQWYSIIAIAAAGGLGSWFVQSAYASGPPDLVIAGLTVIDPMVGVAIGIIILGELRDDVPPVVAIAMAGAALLAIVGVIALSRHHPDVVKQRKAAKKEQRK